GCCACAATTTAGTTATGGAACCAAAATTCCATTGCCCATACATCCAGCCAAGTTGGTTGTGCAGGTGCAACACATAGGATTAAACCCTGTAGACCTTAAAATTATGAACGGCTATGCTAACCACTTGAATGGTGAAATTGGTTTCGGTAGGGAATATAGCGGGGTTATAACAGAAGTAGGTTCTGACTTGACGTTGGAATGGAAGGAGGGTGATGAAGTTATGGGGGTCTTTTGGCACCCGAATCAAGGAAAGGGTGTTTCTGAGTCATCCATTTTGATTGATCCTAAAGTGGATGCGATTGCCAAAGTGCCCTCGAATTTGAATATGCAACAAGCCAGTGGAAGCCTCTACTCCTTAGGAGCAGCCTCTGAACTATTAAAAGTTTTGGACTCCAAAGGGTATCTTACGGGCAATAGTAACATTTTACTTAACGGTGGTACCACCACATTGGGGTTGTTTACGATTCAGCTATTAAAGTATCACTACTATATTCCCACAAAATTGGTGGTTATATGTTCATCATACGGTGCACAACTGCTAAAGGAGACTTTTCCTGATATTGCCGAGGAGTTGTTGTTTATAGACTATAAGTCAGCACCGAAGGGTGACATATCTAGTCCATTGATTGATCTAATTGAGCGCGGTGAGCTTGCAGAATATTATCCCGAAACTTCTGCAATGCGCACGGCTCCATTCTCACAGGGCAAATTTACCACAGTCATCGATTTTATTGGCGGATATGACATTATTGCAAAGTCCGATAGTATCATTGCCCCTGGCGGTTTTTACATTACCACTGTCGGAGATATCAAGTCtaattataaaaaagatgTATATAAGTCTTGGGATGCGCCAACGGTAAGCGCTAGATCCTGGTTTGGTAAAATGCTTTGGTCTTTTGAATACATGCGCTTCCACTATGATCCAAACCTCAGAAGCACCGATAAAGATAGCTGGTTAGAAGCATGTATGCAAATCCTACGAAATGAGACTGTTAAGGTATTGATCGACAAAAAGTTTGATtggaaatatataaataagGCAATGAGCTACTTAGCAACTGGTCACGCGCATGGAAAAGTTATTCTCGATGTAGAGAAGTTTTAAATACTATGAGTCTCTTCTACAAACGTACGTAACTCCTCTTTCATACCACCTAAATAGTAGACGTGATTATATGTACacaatcaaaacaaaaagaatttatcTGCACGATCCATTAAGCATCTTGTTTCTCCAATttactactactattatCTAACATGGAATTGCTCACCTACCTTCCATAATACTTCCAAATGGCCCCCGCACTCTGATTATATTAATGAGCGTAACAAACAAGTAAAAGAACAGCTACAgcaaaaaatacaaaagaagaaaggcTATCAAACTTCCTAGACTTTCTATTCTCCTTCTGAAGTTGAACACTTAGCTGCTGAGCCCGAATCCTATCTTCGGGGTCCTTAATCTCATCCAAAGAAATTGGTTGTTCCTGTTCGAATTTGGCTTGATTATTATATTCCTTTGGATCCTTGTCCTTAATCTTTTTGAGCTCCTCTATATCCTTtaaattttgttttaaaagatCCGGAAACATACGCTGAAATTCTGTATTCTGCTTTGCATTATATTCCTTAGAACTCAAGGCTAATGTCTTCTTAGTATAGTCACTAGTGGTTATAGACCCTCCTGTCTGTTCATCTCCTGTCATAAAGCTCAAAAGCCCATTCAATATCGTCGCTACAGACCATGAAGGGTTCCATGTATCGGGGTGGTAGTCACTCATCGACAAGCATAGCCTAGTATGCTGCTTAAATCGCCCATTAGGGGTAGAAATCCTGATTGCAGGAGGCTTGAAAGGATACTCAGGTGGGAAATGTAGAGTTCCAT
This region of Eremothecium cymbalariae DBVPG#7215 chromosome 4, complete sequence genomic DNA includes:
- a CDS encoding uncharacterized protein (similar to Ashbya gossypii AGR373C), encoding MMQELVSKPTGGQRLLASDGSSPSVPRKLAEPVSMKRVARPLRHIKHIPVKSLKFYSRDHPPQFSYGTKIPLPIHPAKLVVQVQHIGLNPVDLKIMNGYANHLNGEIGFGREYSGVITEVGSDLTLEWKEGDEVMGVFWHPNQGKGVSESSILIDPKVDAIAKVPSNLNMQQASGSLYSLGAASELLKVLDSKGYLTGNSNILLNGGTTTLGLFTIQLLKYHYYIPTKLVVICSSYGAQLLKETFPDIAEELLFIDYKSAPKGDISSPLIDLIERGELAEYYPETSAMRTAPFSQGKFTTVIDFIGGYDIIAKSDSIIAPGGFYITTVGDIKSNYKKDVYKSWDAPTVSARSWFGKMLWSFEYMRFHYDPNLRSTDKDSWLEACMQILRNETVKVLIDKKFDWKYINKAMSYLATGHAHGKVILDVEKF
- the UBC6 gene encoding E2 ubiquitin-conjugating protein UBC6 (similar to Ashbya gossypii AGR372W), with protein sequence MASRQAYKRLSKEYKMIMENTPPYIIAVPNDENILEWHYVITGPPDTPYEGGQYHGTLHFPPEYPFKPPAIRISTPNGRFKQHTRLCLSMSDYHPDTWNPSWSVATILNGLLSFMTGDEQTGGSITTSDYTKKTLALSSKEYNAKQNTEFQRMFPDLLKQNLKDIEELKKIKDKDPKEYNNQAKFEQEQPISLDEIKDPEDRIRAQQLSVQLQKENRKSRKFDSLSSFVFFAVAVLLLVCYAH